GAGAGAATTAACTTGCATTaacgtcttcaatgcactttaattcgtcatttaattctcagttaAAACCGTTGACGCGTCCATTTCAAATGCTGAAATGAAACTGCTCTGTTATTAAAGTCTGGAAGCTTCTGTCGTGTGCGCGCGCTTGACAGACACTCTGGTGCGCGTGcgagtgtgtgcttccatgaaacattAAGGATGGGgtgttcccacttaaataccccctttaagtttcatctctccttCTATGTGGGACAATGTGCCAGTTTCCCATTATTTCAGCATTCattgtttcaaacaccaaactttgagtatcgatatctcattcatcttagctccgttttggacgcggtttagttcgttgcgaagctcttccaacatagaatacaaatacacaaataaatatatgaaatctccttcgtttcttatatttatttgtaGTCCAAAATTAGGAAAAATGCATTTTCTATATTTGTGAAAATTTATATATTCACAATATTTCCAATATATACTTTGTAGCCTACTCTCACCCATAATTAGTATGCATTAAGACCATCTTAGAGGGTTGCTAACCGCTTCCTCACAAGCTCATCTTGGTGTACGGAAACAATGATCTTGCTTAAGTTTAAATATGAAACGACACAAAAGAGAGAGTTGAAGGATGTAACTGCAATTCTCCAGCAACGTGCCAATATGCGGTGTCTCTTTGTGGTAGCcgccttacatgtttttaaaaACATGGATCATTATTGGTGTGGGTCTACCATTAAAACATAACAAGTTAATATAATCTCGGACACAAATGTTGTTTGAAAATCCAATTTCACAATCTAATAATTTGTAGAAAATCAATGTGTCCCATTACTCCATATTAATACGCAGCAAATTACATATATCTACCATAAAACGTCACCGAACTCGGCATGTGAAATTAAAAATCACGACTAATATTATGTACGATAGCATTTGAACCAATGAACCCAATAATTCACTTGttgaaatttagaaaaaaaaataaaataaaaaaaatctacaaCTGTCAGGAAGAAAATTAATTAAATCCCAAAGTCGTATATTTGAATGAAATTAATATAGATTAAAATTGTGAAGTCCCTTTCAAGTTGGAGTATAGTATTGTATTACCATTACCTTATTAATATTgtaattaaccccccccccccccccccttttcatTTGGATTTTGGATTTATTTTTCACACCTTCTTGCACGTCCTCTATAAAATATCCAATTGCCCATCTGTCAACATTCGGGACCCATATAATTAATTTGGACCAACTCCATTTGTTCATCACCTTCCTCCATTTTCTTCCTCTCtctcacatacacacacacacacaaacatctCTCATTAATCCATATGAGCTATTGTACATATATAGGCACAAACACAACGGTAAATATCAAGAAAGCTTAAGAAGATCACATCCACTTCTTTCTGGAAATTATTCAATCATGGAAGATCACGAAGAACACGAATACTCACCAGAAAACAGCCAAGATTCGCCATCTTCTGGCGTGTTTAACGACACGAAGACAACTTCCACTTTGTCCTCTAAAAGAAGGttagttgatttttttatttttttttattttgtctaGAACACGCGTACATAACTGAATTTTACATGACATAACAAGCTAACAATTGTTGTAACATATGTTTTTTTGGATTTGTTATAGTAAACGTTCGTTGCAAAAACGAGTTGTGTCTGTGCCAATTAAAGAAATCGAAGGATCGCGGCTTAAGAGTGAGATAAATGCTCCCCCTTCTGATTCTTGGGCATGGAGAAAATATGGTCAGAAACCCATCAAAGGCTCACCTTACCCTCGGTAAGTTTACACTCCAAAGTTTGTTTAGTTTAACAAGTTCATAATATAATTAATTTAAGGTAATTGAGGTTCTTAATTGAAATAAAGAATTTTGCACATAAATTGTTGGAAAACATTATTGTGTTCTTCAATTATACATGTTCCTACATCTAAAATTCATAATCTTTTAACTAATATATGCATATATAATTGAAAAGAAATTAAACAAGTTATAGACAGAAGTTGTAATTACAATATTTTAACTTTCTGAATTATAAGAAAATAATTGAgatttttgttttctttctttttcttttttaattacATTGTATCTTCctaattatttttaaagaaatacCATTTACTTTGAGAATTCAACTCCCAAGTTACAACGTTGGTTGATAATTTAGAATAATAGGGTATTGTGATAAACTAATTTTAAAATTGAATATTAAAATACATTGATGTTTACAAGATGCTAATGCAAGAAAAACGAGGATTAAGAAACTAATAAGCCTCAATTATTATTTTTGGCAGGGGCTATTATAGATGTAGTAGTTCGAAAGGTTGTCCAGCAAGAAAACAAGTAGAGAGAAACCGAGCGGACCCTACAATGGTAATTGTGACGTATTCATGTGACCACAACCATTCTTGGCCGGCATCAagaaataacaacaataataacaatcaCAATCACCACAACTCTGCCATATCACCACCACCGGCCTCTACTCCCACTAGCACGGAAGAAGAAGTTTCCAACATCGATGATCAAGAGGAAGATCTTCCCTGTTTAAAAAAAGAGGAAGAGCTTCCAACATTAAACAAGCAATCTATAGTTGAACCCGAGTTCACGAACCTCGAGGTGGGCCCAGGGGGTCATTTTATAACCAACACTGATCAATATGGATGGTTTTCTGATCTTGATCAATCATCAACCATGCTAGAAAGTCCATTGCTGGCTGGGGACATAGTCGGGGATGCTGACATGgcgatgatcttttcgatcagaGAAGAAGACGAGTCTTTATTCGCTGATCTAGGCGAGTTACCCGAATGCACGACGGTTTTCCGACGAAGAGAAATAATAAACGAGGACCGAAGGACGCGCAATTTGGCCCCGTGGTGCGGGACGAAAGGGTGATAGGCATTTTAGTCACAAATTTGTCATTTCTTTTATAAATTTGCGTACAGTGCGCCTAAAGATGCCTAGACAAACAATTTTATAACCTTGAATATTTTTTTCCAACTTTTGATGTTTAGATATTTCTTGGTTTCAGTGTCATAAGTCATAACGAACAAAAGGTGGAGAAAAAAATTGTTTCTATTGGATAGAAATTTGTCTCCATGTGGATGTTATTGAGCACTTTTTGTTGCCATTGTTTCTAACGTAAAGATGCTTTACATGACACTTTAACTATAAGTGAAGGGATATACCACCATATCACAATTATTTATTAGATTTTCTTGCATGTTTTTAGGGATGCTATGATGCAAAAGCTTTAACACTCAACAAAATGATTAGATTATTGAAGTTCTTTGTTTATAATATTGCTTAATAAAAAAGAGGAGTGTAATAATTATTGTGTGTTAGTCTAGATCGATAAATgcttaaatatataattataaacCTTAAAAAGGGTTTGTAATTTCTCAGATTATGATCCGTTGTTAGATCGTCTTCAATGAGAGACTTTAGGGAATCCTTTGGGATGATGTGGAAGCGAGATAGGGAGGTGGCAACACATGTGATGGAGAGAGGGACTGTACGTTCATCTGTAAGGGCTCCACCTGTGAAGTCTATGTGAGCGGTGGAAAAAAAAAGTGTGGTGCTTGTCCAAATATGTGGAAAATGGGAACAAATGGCACCAGGTGTATAGCTAGGGTGGAGGTGAGAAAGTGGGTGCTCATAAGCCCCTCTTCAGGATGGCCTTCCAAAGATAAATATTCCAGTTTTTCATGAGTTACTTGATAAATGTTACATACTAAATAGTATATGGACCTGAATTGTAATAGTTCAATAGTAGAAGGTTGTAACTGTATGTTATAACAAGCGTTCGTTTAAGTAACAAGTAACGAACTAATGAATCGTAATGAGTAGCTATTGAATTTGAGAGTAATCTCCTCCTTCTCTAGATTTCTTCTTCTCCAATCTTAAGCTTTTAATCTCTCGATTACCAAATTATATCATAACAATGGTATCTGAGCATTTTTTTCCTCTGACTGTGAGTTAGGGCAACGACAACAACAATCAAGattcacaacaacatcaacaaatcaATTAGGGCATCAATCAGATTGGTGATTAAACCAATTGAACAAGAACGGTGGCAATTAGGGCATCGGTTAGATTTTGTGATTCAGAGCACCAACAAAAAATCGACCTTGGAATTAGCAGTGGAAGAGATTATGGCACTAAGGCAAGAAGGTACGGTTAAGAACTATTATGAGGAATTCGAATTTTTGTTCAACCAAGTTAAATATTCTCAAGAAATTAGTGAAACTTATGCTATATACCTCTTTATGGATGATCTTGAACCAGAAATTAGGGATGTTTTTATAACATGGCATCAATATAGTTTTCATATGGTGATATTTATTTAGCTTTTAAATTGGATGCAAATGAAATGAAAGATTTGTTTTCTCCTTAtgatccaaattcttttttatATGACGCTTTAAAGGTATTTGATATTAATGAATGAAGGGGAAATCGAAGGGTAtttgaaatgatatttcaagagaGAATGGAAATGATAGTAAGATTACAACCAAGATATTTGATGAAATGCCTGAAGATATAATGAAGCAAACAAAGAGTGATTTTCAAGAATTTataaatgaaaacgatgatgatctTATAGAATCAAAAAATGAAATCAAGACAAATGATTTAATTATGATAATGGTTGAAGATTAAAAGGAAAACATAATAGATTTAGAGACAGATACCGATAGGAAATTGGAGTGTCTAGATGTTTTAGATGAACTAGTGTCGCTAGTGGATAATGGCGATTTAAAAGGGGTTGATCGTAAGATAATAGAGAACGAATCGATTCAGGTGATTTCATTAGGTGTAATAGGCATGGTTCAAAGAAAAGTTGATGAGGTTGGGACTGTTATATTCAAAGGTAGAAAAGAATGGCAGTTTAGTATTAATTTGATAGTTGTTGAAAGTTTTGAATGGAAACCTGGTGGGTAGCTCTGTTTAACTAAACTTTTAAACCAGGCGATCGTCAATTACGAATTGTTGCAATTTGTATTGTTGGAATGCAAGTCTGATGAAACAGACTTGGATCAAGAATACAGAGTCTCATGATCTGGTCAGATATAGGTTGGGTTTCTAACATGAAATGTATTAGCAATGTGACTATTGAGTTGAAAATGGTTGGAAAATGTGGTGATAAACATGTATGAGAGTTCTTTATAAAAAAGATGTGTTCAGAAGTGTAGTTTTTAAAAGCACATACCAACCCTTTACATTTAGGTGTATTCAGAAGTGTTCAGAGTTTGTAGCAAAAGTTAAAAATGTTGATAATTGTGACCTTCCAAGTATGAATCTTGATGATGGTTTAAAGAACAAAAATGGTGATTTTTGGTATGGTACTTATGAAGCTATACAACAAGCAAGATGTGAAAATACATACTACTATGTGAAGACAATTTAATACAAATGGAAATGGCTATAAAGAATGCGAATAAATCAGAGCCAAAGAGAGGATTATCGTATATGTTGTGATTCTGATATGGCAAGGGAGCAATCATACTACAACTCAAAGGATTCCGTTGTGGCATAATAAGACAATAAAAATGATGAATGAAGTAAGTTGGAAGGCTTTACAAAGTGGCTAGGCTTGAAAACATGTATGAGCATGAAGATTATTTGAATTCATATCTTGGCacttgtgacatttgtgcttgtgtaatcattgtacaaCTCTGAAcaattcaattatcaataaaacaatgtgatttgatcccaatatttgattatttatgtttgacatttttgcACATTTTgatcttgttcgattttaaactctaaatCACTTTccggaaagttatacgcaaactgacgcgtaaacgtaatcagtttaatgcgacataCACTCTGGAATAGCAACATAAGcttaacgtaccttaaataacctttacataacttagaaataagttttgaagggtttcgtatggcaaaatcaagtttattcgatcacatggactatttgcgacaaactgtgaaagtctgccgattcgtatagtaacgtacactccggaacaggatcataagctaaacataccataaataaccttaacatagcttagaaagAAGCTTTGAGAGGTTCGGTATGCAAAAATgagcttatttgatcaatagggactaaaagcgtcaaaaggtGCATAAGTTtaatttacgcgcatatcttacgttctaaacatatccggacatccaaaaatttttgtaatcattaaaatattatattttagtgataggaatgTAAAAATATCATTCGTCGCGCGggtcgttttcgcgtccgttcgagtttcgtcgtaattaaccgaacaacgcaaccgtacaggcaaacgaaccgacatccatgaCATTTTTGAGCATAATTCAAGTTgaatatactttaacttcatcacGGAGCATGAAAATAGGTTTGatgggtgttagaagtgccaaaatgCGACAAAACAcacacagggaccaaaactgccatttttcaattcttgctggtctgcaggtcccatacggaccgtatgggactGTATACAGTCCGTAAAGACCCTCCAGGCATCAGAAAACAGTTTCCTGCAAAACCCAGCTGTGCAACCTGTTTTTGATCCTTGTTTTAGcattctatgggctggtttgtgtgctcATCAAGTTGCCAAATCAGAGAATAACAAGTGTAGGGTCTAGATCATGCCTTGAGCCACTGAATTACACTTGCAATGATCCTAATGGTGCTTGATTTTCTATAAATAGCAAGCATTTTTgcctcattccttgctcattcatcttcttcattcACACCTGCTCTCTTGAAGCTATCCCACTTGGTTGAAAACTTCAAACTTCAGTTTTCTTTGTTCTTCATCCAagcttggacctcttgtaagtgttctttcatgcttggttatgtatttcaagcaagaaagtcaaacagtgtttgactttctgctttgaccatgattggtcaagacaaagttcgtttgaactttgcaacgtgagcgtaatcacgatggttatagtcccttgtgactatacctacttaTTACCACGTtaattagtcgaagtgacgagtcgaagtttcggtcaaaatgcacgcttatgcgcattttgcgacgaaactattttagggtatcaaaacactttgttttgatatcaaatcagttttctaacctagttaaacatgttttaacatgtttaactcgtcacttttagtctagtgcttatatagggtcgtaagttacCGGTcaaaacaaccgcttagactttcgaacccgactcgTTTGgctgatcattaggatccgaccaaacatattttgtgaccatagttgtatagggaataaccttctgaggttataccttatggtcactttgtttagttagttgtatgataggtagtcactttgtttagttagttgtatgataggtagtttatatgccttaggaaaatgaccaaaataccctttttgcgcataatttcatttaagcatatgtaacctaaattttgacatttaaactgattatgcaatgttattaagcatgttaaggcatataatacttgtcatagggctagttagaccgtccgaacgcgcttttgcgcgaacaacacgttaaagtagcgtaaactaccttaacgagtcgtaacgggtcataagcacttaggataggttccgacttagaatgtaggctttgttaaaccatatcatatgagttccaatactcatttggtttacgagacctcattctacccgatctttcGATTTAGGTTcagtttattaacatagttacctatattaggtgccgtttgattccgtgatcctctGAGCGTTACTTATTTGTTATTCCAAGACTATTAAACaatatcaagtgagtacatagtcccctcttttaccgctttcaaatattttggggtgatacacatgtgcctacattgttacttttgtgcttttcatgcttttatgacatataCTAGCTATGTTTAGCTAGTACACATATAATACatgatttcaattatgttttgctatgtatgttgactgagcatgctagcacattgatttcataagacacttttgttgcatatgtttactcaacatatggacacattgatttacaatacatttctgctatgtatgtttactaagcatgctagcacattgatttcatggacatttctacttcgtatgtttacttagcatacttagtacatggtttttacataacatgcttacatttggtatgattACCGGGACAAAAATAtgttcattaacattgatcacgccgctcggtagtatgtagtggtaccataggacttaaCAAATCCCGTTCCcggcttcctaggtttgtttggaagtagggaatgatagaattcgatatacataattgataaacctttaacttgttaagggtttgtccgacagtcgcaaggcttgaatgtatgcgataaacattactgcatagatgtttgtatcaataaagcaTTGATTTTTGCAAAACATAACCTTTGACTTAAACTACGGTTCATTCAaagacattgttttgtacatgacatttggtttcacatgacatttgattatacattgACATATACATGTGGTTTGAGTAAATACTTTTTATTCACCATACAAGACATTGTTATTACTTGACATTTGCTATACAAGACATGATTTACGCATGACATTGAGACATTAAACAttgttatacatgaacatttgACATTAGTTTAAACAAAACATTTTGGTGGTTATTCGGTAAGTGATTtaataacgaggcgtgtgtaatatgataaaagcatggtggatacgccgctggtacttcctatatataa
This is a stretch of genomic DNA from Helianthus annuus cultivar XRQ/B chromosome 16, HanXRQr2.0-SUNRISE, whole genome shotgun sequence. It encodes these proteins:
- the LOC110919788 gene encoding probable WRKY transcription factor 65 — its product is MEDHEEHEYSPENSQDSPSSGVFNDTKTTSTLSSKRSKRSLQKRVVSVPIKEIEGSRLKSEINAPPSDSWAWRKYGQKPIKGSPYPRGYYRCSSSKGCPARKQVERNRADPTMVIVTYSCDHNHSWPASRNNNNNNNHNHHNSAISPPPASTPTSTEEEVSNIDDQEEDLPCLKKEEELPTLNKQSIVEPEFTNLEVGPGGHFITNTDQYGWFSDLDQSSTMLESPLLAGDIVGDADMAMIFSIREEDESLFADLGELPECTTVFRRREIINEDRRTRNLAPWCGTKG